One window of Nicotiana tomentosiformis chromosome 11, ASM39032v3, whole genome shotgun sequence genomic DNA carries:
- the LOC104085470 gene encoding shugoshin-1 isoform X1, protein MKGDRMAKRSSFGSIVRKRLSDITNSLPQTQHKSPIDVDKVSPDVSSMKDYINHLAKENVALVKLVQDKNKIIELSGIEIQKMRIHLQKMQLQNWNLAQSNSHMLAELNLNREKYFVLSQMKSLQHELVCKEALLKSRNLEEEQEQRNQLKNDLQDEEFMAIDSQLNRHSKPRNGNRRQRATRSQSMGHSTSSQQAAEKEAAENKRRCLRRKSTNSKVQHSEAAAEDLFELEGLAVPFNSPVHDYDLTPLPFSSIEEVIKDEKDSSENVAQLSRRASIGRPSRKAAEKIQSYKEIPVNIKMRR, encoded by the exons ATGAAAGGGGATAGAATGGCAAAAAGATCATCTTTTGGAAGCATAGTGAGAAAGAGGCTATCCGATATAACAAATTCGCTTCCACAAACACAACATAAATCGCCTATTGATGTCGATAAGGTTTCGCCTGATGTTTCTTCAATGAAGGACTACATTAATCATCTCGCCAAA GAAAATGTGGCGTTGGTGAAACTTGTTCAAGACAAAAA CAAGATTATAGAGTTGAGTGGGATTGAGATACAGAAAATGAGGATTCATCTTCAGAAAATGCAGCTACAGAACTGGAATCTTGCTCAATCAAATAGTCATATGTTGGCGGAACTCAATTTGAACAGGGAAAAg TATTTTGTTTTGTCGCAGATGAAATCACTACAACATGAGCTGGTTTGCAAAGAAGCGTTACTTAAATCGAGGAATTTAGAAGAG GAACAAGAACAAAGGAACCAGCTAAAGAATGACTTGCAG GATGAAGAGTTCATGGCTATTGACTCTCAATTGAACAGACATAGCAAGCCTAGAAATGGTAACAGACGCCAACGTGCAACAAGAAGTCAAT CTATGGGACATTCAACATCCTCTCAACAAGCTGCTGAAAAAGAAGCAGCAGAAAACAAAAG GAGATGTTTAAGAAGAAAGTCTACTAATTCTAAAGTCCAACACTCAGAAGCAGCAGCTGAGGACTTGTTTGAATTAGAAGGCCTAGCTGTACCCTTTAACAGCCCAGTTCACGACTATGATCTTACTCCATTGCCTTTCTCTAGCATTGAAGAAGTGATCAAAGATGAGAAGGATTCCTCAGAAAATGTAGCTCAACTTTCGCGAAGGGCTTCTATTGGAAGACCATCGCGTAAAGCAGCTGAGAAGATTCAGTCATACAAAGAGATTCCAGTTAACATTAAAATGAGAAGATGA
- the LOC104085470 gene encoding shugoshin-1 isoform X2, which yields MKGDRMAKRSSFGSIVRKRLSDITNSLPQTQHKSPIDVDKVSPDVSSMKDYINHLAKENVALVKLVQDKNKIIELSGIEIQKMRIHLQKMQLQNWNLAQSNSHMLAELNLNREKMKSLQHELVCKEALLKSRNLEEEQEQRNQLKNDLQDEEFMAIDSQLNRHSKPRNGNRRQRATRSQSMGHSTSSQQAAEKEAAENKRRCLRRKSTNSKVQHSEAAAEDLFELEGLAVPFNSPVHDYDLTPLPFSSIEEVIKDEKDSSENVAQLSRRASIGRPSRKAAEKIQSYKEIPVNIKMRR from the exons ATGAAAGGGGATAGAATGGCAAAAAGATCATCTTTTGGAAGCATAGTGAGAAAGAGGCTATCCGATATAACAAATTCGCTTCCACAAACACAACATAAATCGCCTATTGATGTCGATAAGGTTTCGCCTGATGTTTCTTCAATGAAGGACTACATTAATCATCTCGCCAAA GAAAATGTGGCGTTGGTGAAACTTGTTCAAGACAAAAA CAAGATTATAGAGTTGAGTGGGATTGAGATACAGAAAATGAGGATTCATCTTCAGAAAATGCAGCTACAGAACTGGAATCTTGCTCAATCAAATAGTCATATGTTGGCGGAACTCAATTTGAACAGGGAAAAg ATGAAATCACTACAACATGAGCTGGTTTGCAAAGAAGCGTTACTTAAATCGAGGAATTTAGAAGAG GAACAAGAACAAAGGAACCAGCTAAAGAATGACTTGCAG GATGAAGAGTTCATGGCTATTGACTCTCAATTGAACAGACATAGCAAGCCTAGAAATGGTAACAGACGCCAACGTGCAACAAGAAGTCAAT CTATGGGACATTCAACATCCTCTCAACAAGCTGCTGAAAAAGAAGCAGCAGAAAACAAAAG GAGATGTTTAAGAAGAAAGTCTACTAATTCTAAAGTCCAACACTCAGAAGCAGCAGCTGAGGACTTGTTTGAATTAGAAGGCCTAGCTGTACCCTTTAACAGCCCAGTTCACGACTATGATCTTACTCCATTGCCTTTCTCTAGCATTGAAGAAGTGATCAAAGATGAGAAGGATTCCTCAGAAAATGTAGCTCAACTTTCGCGAAGGGCTTCTATTGGAAGACCATCGCGTAAAGCAGCTGAGAAGATTCAGTCATACAAAGAGATTCCAGTTAACATTAAAATGAGAAGATGA
- the LOC104085472 gene encoding uncharacterized protein encodes MAIKIVVGGLILNIISAYAPQMGLDEEVKRNFWEDLDGLVWGTSHTEKLIIGGDFNGHIGTSSGVTMGCIVSLVLETNVGGDSLLECSKSFDLVIANSCFPKKEEHMVTFQSTLAKTQIDYILLRRCDRGLRTDYEAILSENLTMQHRLLVMNLEIMRTRKKRVVYGLLRIWCGAMTKDKAQELGEKLLAMGGLEE; translated from the coding sequence ATGGCTATTAAGATAGTTGTGGGAGGGCTTATTTTAAACATTATTAGTGCTTACGCGCCTCAAATGGGTTTGGACGAGGAGGTTAAAAGGAATTTTTGGGAGGACCTGGATGGGTTGGTGTGGGGAACTTCTCACACCGAGAAGCTTATCATAGGAGGAGATTTCAATGGCCACATTGGGACGTCGTCTGGGGTTACGATGGGGTGCATAGTGTCTTTGGTTTTGGAGACAAACGTAGGAGGTGATTCGCTGTTAGAGTGTTCTAAATCCTTTGATTTGGTGATTGCTAACTCGTGTTTTCCAAAGAAGGAGGAGCACATGGTCACCTTCCAGAGTACGCTGGCCAAAACCCAAATTGATTACATCCTGCTTAGGAGGTGTGATAGAGGTTTACGCACGGATTATGAGGCCATCCTAAGTGAGAATCTCACGATGCAACATAGGCTATTGGTTATGAATTTGGAGATCATGCGGACAAGGAAAAAGAGGGTAGTGTATGGTCTACTTAGGATCTGGTGTGGTGCCATGACTAAGGACAAAGCTCAGGAGTTGGGGGAGAAGTTACTGGCAATGgggggcttggaggagtag